In Bubalus bubalis isolate 160015118507 breed Murrah chromosome 3, NDDB_SH_1, whole genome shotgun sequence, a genomic segment contains:
- the LOC102416224 gene encoding cytochrome c oxidase assembly protein COX11, mitochondrial: protein MGGLWRPAWRRVVFCGWSWSHLGRPTRPAERAEPCLRPGRSGPAGTEQGLRRLGTWRQPSPAEQPARRPKSTNPYTRSQEEDWRRRNKTVLTYVAAAAVGMLGASYAAVPLYRLYCQTTGLGGSAVAGHGSDQIENMVPVKDRIIKITFNADVHASLQWNFRPQQTEIYVVPGETALAFYKAKNPTDKPVIGISTYNVVPFEAGQYFNKIQCFCFEEQRLNPQEEVDMPVFFYIDPEFAEDPRMVNVDLITLSYTFFEAKEGHTLPVPGYNSNQQLSPASNL from the exons ATGGGAGGGCTCTGGCGTCCGGCTTGGAGACGCGTCGTTTTTTGCGGGTGGTCTTGGAGCCACCTTGGGCGCCCAACCCGGCCTGCTGAGAGGGCAGAGCCGTGTCTCCGGCCGGGGAGGAGCGGGCCGGCGGGTACTGAGCAGGGGCTGAGGCGGCTCGGGACATGGAGGCAACCGAGCCCGGCGGAGCAGCCGGCTCGGCGGCCGAAGAGCACGAACCCCTACACGCGCTCGCAGGAGGAGGACTGGCGGCGGCGGAACAAGACGGTCCTCACCTACGTGGCCGCGGCGGCGGTGGGCATGCTGGGCGCGTCCTACGCCGCCGTGCCCCTTTATCGGCTCTACTGCCAG ACTACTGGACTTGGAGGATCAGCAGTAGCAGGTCATGGATCAGACCAAATTGAAAACATGGTACCTGTTAAGGATCGCATCATTAAAATCACCTTTAATGCAGATGTGCATGCAAGTCTCCAGTGGAACTTTAGACCTCAGCAAACAGAAATATAT GTAGTGCCAGGAGAGACAGCACTGGCGTTTTATAAAGCTAAGAATCCTACTGACAAACCAGTAATCGGAATTTCTACATACAATGTTGTACCATTTGAAGCTGGacagtacttcaataaaatacag TGCTTCTGCTTTGAAGAACAAAGGCTTAATCCACAAGAGGAAGTAGATATGCCAGTATTTTTCTACATTGATCCTGAATTTGCTGAAGATCCAAGAATGGTGAATGTTGATCTCATCACtctttcttacactttttttGAAGCAAAGGAAGGGCATACGTTGCCAGTCCCAGGCTATAATTCAAATCAGCAACTAAGTCCTGCTtcaaatttgtga